From Pseudomonas sp. FP2335, the proteins below share one genomic window:
- a CDS encoding glycosyltransferase family 4 protein, translated as MRILWILPYSPWPATSGGKTRQFHLLRSLAARGHQITLLLHDKHPVAAADRAVLEAFLEQLIVLPRRPLRSVKTLVAGLLAPYPLLASVNGLSGQLQDTFEWLLGEQWDVVQIEHSYTFQPYESALARKAQPFVLTEHNVESALGAATYDRLPRWALPFIRYDQWRYARWECRVMRQATQVIAVTDSDAQVLETIAGKPVPVVVNGVDCDHFARAHPDPSARRVLFLGNYEYAPNVDAIEWALDEILPKVWARCPDVRMSVCGFGMPGSWRTRWPDPRIEWQGFVPDLLALQSSSSVFLAPLRHGGGSKLKVLEALAAGLPLASTAQGVSGLDLVEGLDYLGGQSASALADAVVRLLQFPEAAAPMGESGRAYVRRAHDWSVAASQLEQVYASLVPLKRKEPTCV; from the coding sequence ATGCGTATTTTATGGATCCTGCCCTACTCGCCCTGGCCCGCCACCAGCGGTGGCAAGACGCGCCAGTTCCACCTGCTGCGCAGCCTCGCGGCGCGTGGGCACCAGATCACGCTGTTGCTGCATGACAAGCACCCGGTGGCAGCGGCCGATCGCGCGGTGCTCGAAGCCTTCCTGGAACAGCTGATCGTGCTGCCGCGTCGCCCGCTGCGCAGCGTCAAGACCCTGGTCGCCGGGCTGCTCGCGCCCTATCCGCTGCTGGCCAGCGTGAATGGTCTGTCGGGGCAATTGCAGGACACTTTCGAGTGGCTGCTGGGCGAACAGTGGGACGTGGTGCAGATCGAACACAGCTACACCTTCCAGCCCTACGAAAGCGCACTGGCGCGCAAGGCCCAGCCGTTCGTGCTGACCGAGCACAACGTCGAATCCGCCCTTGGCGCCGCCACCTACGACCGCCTGCCGCGTTGGGCGCTGCCGTTCATTCGCTATGATCAGTGGCGCTATGCGCGCTGGGAATGCCGGGTGATGCGCCAGGCCACTCAAGTGATCGCCGTGACCGACAGCGATGCACAGGTCCTCGAAACCATCGCCGGCAAACCGGTGCCGGTGGTGGTCAATGGCGTGGATTGCGACCACTTCGCCCGGGCCCATCCCGACCCGTCGGCGCGCCGTGTGCTGTTCCTCGGCAACTATGAATACGCACCGAATGTGGACGCCATCGAGTGGGCCCTGGATGAAATCCTGCCCAAGGTCTGGGCGCGTTGCCCCGATGTGCGCATGAGCGTGTGCGGCTTTGGCATGCCCGGCAGTTGGCGCACGCGCTGGCCGGACCCGCGCATCGAATGGCAAGGCTTCGTGCCGGACCTGCTGGCGTTGCAATCGAGCAGTTCGGTGTTCCTCGCGCCGTTGCGCCATGGCGGCGGTTCCAAGCTCAAGGTGCTCGAAGCCCTGGCCGCCGGCCTGCCGTTGGCAAGCACCGCGCAAGGTGTGTCGGGCCTGGACCTGGTGGAGGGCCTGGACTACCTCGGCGGCCAAAGCGCGTCCGCCCTGGCGGATGCCGTGGTGCGCCTGCTGCAATTTCCCGAAGCGGCCGCGCCCATGGGGGAATCCGGACGTGCGTATGTGCGCCGGGCCCATGACTGGAGCGTCGCCGCCAGCCAATTGGAGCAGGTGTACGCCAGCCTCGTGCCGCTCAAACGCAAGGAGCCCACATGCGTATAG
- a CDS encoding cellulase family glycosylhydrolase — protein sequence MARRYTYLASLALIAALGLGAFMWGRPADAENHVLKGSKEVVWKDFLGVNAQFLWFSPARYQLQIDRLKALGLQWVRLDLHWDQLEPVENQYQIATLDQLVGKLQDNQLKSLFYLVGSAPFATTAPAGAPYQDQYPPADPNMFATRMALLSQRYPSVDAWQVWNEPNLLGFWRPAADPAGYASLLTATASALRGVNPAKPVVAAGMAFFSEMPNGQTMFNALGALGVASLNTVVSYHPYTQLPEGNDPSNLDLIAKTSALNQALRNGGVQALWSTEWGWSTYPGPKDAQDLITPQQQADYVVRRVALMSAMDFDRIFLFTLSDLDQRASVRDRFYGLLDIDANPKPVYTALKYFLDVSGPSLSPADPPAADQLPDGLFSIGWTRADGHKLWFFWAAEGGNAHLPGLTSATLYDPLRGTQTPVSGTNGLTVTVKPNLQILLWD from the coding sequence ATGGCACGTAGATACACCTACCTGGCGAGCCTTGCGTTGATCGCCGCCCTTGGCCTCGGCGCGTTTATGTGGGGGCGCCCAGCCGACGCCGAGAACCATGTGCTCAAGGGCAGCAAGGAGGTGGTGTGGAAGGATTTCCTGGGGGTGAACGCGCAGTTCCTGTGGTTCAGCCCCGCGCGCTACCAGTTGCAGATCGACCGCCTCAAGGCCCTGGGCCTGCAATGGGTGCGCCTGGATCTGCACTGGGATCAACTGGAACCCGTGGAAAACCAGTACCAGATCGCGACCCTCGATCAGTTGGTCGGCAAGCTGCAAGACAACCAGCTCAAGTCGCTGTTCTACCTGGTCGGTTCGGCCCCTTTCGCCACCACTGCGCCCGCTGGCGCGCCGTATCAGGACCAGTACCCGCCGGCCGATCCGAACATGTTCGCCACACGCATGGCGCTGCTGTCCCAGCGCTACCCCAGCGTTGACGCCTGGCAGGTGTGGAACGAGCCCAACCTGCTCGGCTTCTGGCGGCCGGCGGCCGACCCGGCGGGTTATGCCAGCCTGTTGACCGCCACGGCGAGCGCCTTGCGCGGGGTGAATCCGGCGAAACCCGTGGTGGCCGCCGGCATGGCGTTTTTCAGCGAAATGCCCAACGGCCAGACCATGTTCAACGCCCTCGGCGCCCTCGGCGTGGCCAGCCTGAACACGGTGGTGTCCTATCACCCCTACACCCAGTTGCCCGAAGGCAACGACCCGTCCAACCTGGATTTGATTGCCAAGACCAGCGCGCTCAACCAGGCCCTGCGCAACGGCGGCGTGCAGGCGCTGTGGAGCACCGAGTGGGGCTGGTCGACCTACCCGGGGCCGAAAGACGCGCAAGACCTGATCACCCCGCAACAACAGGCCGATTACGTGGTGCGGCGCGTGGCGCTGATGAGCGCGATGGATTTCGACAGGATCTTTCTGTTCACCCTCAGCGACCTGGACCAACGCGCCAGCGTGCGCGACAGGTTCTACGGCTTGCTCGACATCGACGCCAACCCCAAGCCGGTCTACACCGCGCTGAAGTATTTCCTGGATGTCAGCGGCCCCAGCCTGAGCCCAGCCGACCCACCGGCCGCCGACCAATTGCCCGACGGCCTGTTCAGCATCGGCTGGACCCGCGCCGACGGCCACAAGCTATGGTTCTTCTGGGCGGCCGAGGGCGGCAACGCGCACTTGCCCGGGCTGACCAGTGCGACCCTGTACGACCCGCTACGCGGCACGCAAACCCCGGTAAGCGGCACCAACGGCCTGACCGTGACGGTCAAGCCGAACCTGCAAATTCTGTTATGGGATTAA
- a CDS encoding glycosyltransferase, with protein MRIALLAPLPPEKNGIADYANHFKTALEQLGVTVATPLSGAQGSTQAIQQAIAAFNWQSVDLVHAELGGGRLGEFLALRELRKAHPTLPLTATVHDPERIVWRRERLPFPLNLLERLPSPLPQAAVVLADPLTLREERQVARGLTRLITLTRLGADCLTQRMQLPPGKVAVINHANLATPPAPLPALDTLHLLYFGFIYRGKGIEDLLQALADMFKQAPELRGRVRLTLAGGTAAEMAFGAGGNYLEQLNSQIAALGLTDTLDWRLNLPAAEIAQTIQAHHVMVLPYRESKKLGLLGRQRGTSGALSWAAACGRGAITSDARAFAEEVASGNGAIYPQGDVAALTAQLLRLARTPSLVRDWAERAGEIGRERLWPLTAQRFKQLFEQAIAGAPYGT; from the coding sequence ATGCGCATTGCCCTGCTGGCTCCTTTGCCGCCGGAAAAAAACGGCATCGCCGACTATGCGAACCATTTCAAGACGGCGCTGGAGCAGTTGGGCGTGACGGTGGCGACACCGTTGAGCGGCGCGCAGGGAAGTACCCAGGCGATCCAGCAGGCCATCGCCGCGTTCAATTGGCAGAGCGTCGACCTGGTCCACGCCGAATTGGGCGGCGGGCGGCTCGGCGAGTTCCTGGCCCTGCGCGAATTGCGCAAGGCTCATCCGACCCTACCGTTGACCGCCACGGTGCATGACCCCGAGCGTATCGTCTGGCGGCGCGAGCGGCTGCCCTTCCCGCTGAACCTGCTGGAACGCCTGCCCAGCCCGTTGCCGCAAGCAGCGGTGGTGCTGGCCGACCCACTGACCTTGCGCGAAGAACGCCAAGTCGCCAGAGGCCTGACCCGCCTGATCACCCTCACCCGCCTCGGCGCCGATTGCCTGACCCAGCGCATGCAATTGCCACCCGGCAAAGTCGCGGTGATCAACCACGCCAACCTGGCGACCCCACCCGCGCCGCTGCCGGCGTTGGACACCCTGCACCTGCTGTACTTCGGCTTTATCTACCGCGGCAAAGGCATTGAAGACCTGCTGCAAGCCCTGGCCGACATGTTCAAACAAGCCCCCGAATTACGCGGCCGCGTGCGCCTGACCCTGGCCGGTGGCACCGCCGCTGAGATGGCGTTCGGCGCAGGCGGTAATTACCTGGAGCAGTTGAACAGCCAGATCGCCGCACTGGGCCTCACCGACACCCTCGACTGGCGGCTGAACCTGCCGGCGGCCGAGATTGCGCAGACGATCCAGGCGCACCATGTGATGGTGTTGCCGTATCGCGAATCGAAAAAACTCGGCTTGCTCGGGCGCCAACGCGGCACCAGTGGCGCCCTGTCCTGGGCCGCCGCGTGCGGGCGCGGGGCGATCACCTCGGATGCGCGGGCGTTTGCCGAAGAGGTCGCCAGCGGCAACGGCGCGATCTATCCACAAGGTGACGTCGCGGCCCTCACCGCGCAATTGCTGCGCCTGGCACGCACGCCGTCGTTGGTCCGGGACTGGGCCGAACGTGCCGGGGAAATCGGCCGCGAACGCCTGTGGCCGCTGACCGCGCAGCGCTTCAAGCAGCTGTTTGAACAGGCGATTGCGGGGGCCCCGTATGGCACGTAG
- a CDS encoding exopolysaccharide transport family protein has product MIEIRSFRDLLRLFFIFRREFKLAAIAALVIILLGAFLLPAKYESTARLLVKPGRDSTLPIEISNRQALVMPSTQRDPIVDEERLLTGRPIVRAVAEHYLEVIDNAPPPEGFLKVTKHYVKKGIGAVFDGIRVVLETIGIIEKTTPVERLAASLEKSFDVSHAAGSTVMDISFTWGDPEIAQAVVKDWVETYINERTEALGRKSLYVFYEGQVSNSASEIKSYKEQILKHLNEIGAASITDRLEDLSERINVLRGETFNTTRLIASSDSAIESTRTQLKSQPKEVTTVRQIALNPQQQDLRRLLNQKLLEKADMMRTYTDNAPPVKALDASIQAMRVQVASESNTVQASENRAPNTLEIHLQRVLLDETSNNKALRTQLVQQQKQLLNLETQRTQALEVEPELARLSRELNATERNYALYVDNLEKSRIDRELDNSQISNIAVIEEATLNPGRIFPKTLVMLVLAVPFAIVVGLLVIYLCYLLDQRIHDGGLVERKFGLRLWTTLPELDTSTVQSTNAFHASIYRLYSQLKPDRIAQNGLTLGLTSARHGEGVTFVVEQLRHLLLENGVNVRVGGLAPAEPGEVVLLDASGLLDNRDAFVTLRRADLIALVVEAHKSTVPVVEHALSILNTAFGKVDGIIINRRKFEVPAKVLRTIAKYRGAF; this is encoded by the coding sequence ATGATCGAGATCCGTTCTTTTCGTGATCTTCTGCGCCTGTTCTTCATCTTCCGTCGCGAGTTCAAGCTGGCGGCGATTGCCGCGCTGGTGATCATCCTGCTCGGCGCGTTCCTGTTGCCGGCCAAGTACGAATCCACCGCGCGTCTGCTGGTCAAGCCGGGGCGCGATTCAACCTTGCCGATCGAGATCAGCAACCGTCAGGCGCTGGTGATGCCCAGCACCCAGCGCGACCCGATTGTCGACGAAGAGCGCCTGCTCACCGGGCGGCCCATCGTGCGCGCAGTCGCCGAGCACTACCTGGAAGTGATCGATAACGCGCCGCCGCCGGAAGGCTTCTTGAAAGTCACCAAGCACTACGTCAAGAAAGGCATCGGCGCAGTGTTCGACGGCATCCGCGTGGTGCTGGAAACCATCGGCATCATCGAAAAAACCACCCCGGTGGAACGCTTGGCCGCCAGCCTGGAAAAGAGCTTCGATGTCAGCCACGCCGCCGGCTCCACGGTGATGGACATCAGCTTTACCTGGGGTGATCCGGAGATCGCCCAGGCGGTGGTCAAGGACTGGGTCGAAACCTACATCAACGAACGCACCGAGGCCTTGGGCCGCAAGAGCCTCTACGTGTTCTACGAAGGCCAGGTGAGTAACAGCGCCAGCGAGATCAAGAGCTACAAGGAGCAGATCCTCAAGCACCTCAACGAGATCGGTGCGGCGAGCATCACCGACCGCCTTGAAGACTTGTCCGAGCGCATCAACGTATTGCGCGGCGAGACCTTCAACACCACGCGCTTGATCGCCTCTTCCGACAGCGCCATCGAGAGCACGCGCACCCAGCTCAAGAGCCAGCCCAAGGAAGTCACCACCGTTCGCCAGATCGCCCTGAACCCGCAGCAGCAGGACTTGCGTCGCCTGCTCAACCAGAAGCTGCTGGAGAAGGCCGACATGATGCGCACCTACACCGACAACGCGCCGCCGGTCAAAGCCCTGGACGCCTCGATCCAGGCGATGCGGGTCCAGGTCGCCAGCGAAAGCAACACGGTGCAAGCCTCGGAAAACCGCGCGCCGAACACCTTGGAAATCCACTTGCAGCGCGTGCTGCTGGATGAAACCAGCAACAACAAAGCACTGCGCACGCAGCTGGTGCAACAGCAGAAGCAATTGCTGAACCTGGAGACGCAACGCACCCAAGCCCTGGAGGTTGAACCGGAGCTGGCGCGCCTGTCCCGCGAGCTGAACGCCACCGAGCGCAACTACGCGCTGTACGTGGACAACCTGGAAAAATCGCGCATCGACCGAGAGCTGGACAACAGCCAGATCAGCAACATCGCGGTGATCGAAGAAGCCACTCTGAACCCTGGGCGAATCTTCCCCAAAACCCTGGTGATGCTGGTGTTGGCGGTTCCGTTTGCCATCGTCGTCGGCCTGCTGGTGATCTACCTGTGCTACCTGCTTGACCAGCGTATCCACGATGGCGGCCTGGTGGAGCGCAAGTTCGGCCTGCGGCTGTGGACCACCTTGCCGGAGCTGGATACCAGCACTGTGCAAAGTACCAACGCATTCCACGCCAGCATCTACCGGCTGTACAGCCAGCTCAAACCCGATCGCATTGCGCAGAACGGCCTGACCCTGGGGCTGACCTCGGCGCGGCACGGCGAAGGCGTGACCTTTGTGGTCGAGCAACTGCGCCATCTGCTGCTGGAAAACGGCGTGAACGTACGGGTCGGCGGCCTCGCCCCGGCGGAGCCTGGCGAAGTGGTGCTGCTGGATGCCTCGGGCCTGCTGGATAACCGCGACGCGTTTGTCACCCTGCGCCGCGCCGACCTGATCGCACTGGTGGTGGAAGCGCATAAAAGCACGGTGCCGGTGGTGGAGCACGCGTTGTCGATCCTCAACACCGCGTTCGGCAAGGTCGATGGCATCATCATCAACCGGCGTAAATTCGAAGTACCGGCCAAGGTCCTGCGAACCATCGCCAAGTACCGGGGGGCGTTCTGA